One Drosophila subobscura isolate 14011-0131.10 chromosome U, UCBerk_Dsub_1.0, whole genome shotgun sequence DNA window includes the following coding sequences:
- the LOC117900198 gene encoding lysosomal alpha-mannosidase, whose product MNYFSVLQALFVLVSVNVVVSGHVCGFEFCPKTKSNAINVHLVPHSHDDVGWLKTVDQYYYGSKNNIQQAGVQYILDTVVEELLKNSKRRFIQVETSFFSKWYSEQTGTIKKAVKKLVAEGRLEFAGGAWSMNDEAAVHYQSVIDQFNLGLKFLKDTFGACARPRIGWQIDPFGHSREMASIFAQMGYSGEFFARMDYAEKNTRLSTLTMEMIWKSSVYLKNSEIFTGLLYRHYGSPPGFCFDIHCTDDPIIDGNSYDNNVNKRVDDFIAYLTTMSKSFRANHIMVPMGDDFQYEDAEVNFKNMDKLIKYVNNRQMEGSKFNVFYSTPSCYLNELHQLLQSWPNKTEDFFPYSSDTHSYWTGYFTSRPTQKRFERDGNHFLQTVKQLSTLANLTSAEHIKALSNLRQAMGVMQHHDAITGTEKQAVAHDYDHMLFKAINGANNNARDALRVLTNLTSGEFQSCLELNISVCAITQSSANNIVVTLVNPLAHTSSQYVRLPVRKENYQVTDENGREVPSELVPVPLEILALQHRSSVTQHELVFKANVNKVANFYIRVLPFPRKKNDSNNAQTIPISKNDSDEFTLENSLVKLVFNNRTGLLKTIEMNGVTENIHQSFAIYKGFRGNNGLAENRSSGAYVFRPDGDIELPNYKTTFSIYNGNNVKEVHQHVNDWISQVVRIYEAVNRVEFEWLIGPIPTDDGVGKEIVTRFTSTLSSNGSFYTDSNGREMLERKRNQREFFKPDMTEEISGNYYPVTSQMYIQDEHKRITLLNDRSQGGTSLKDGELELMLHRRLLNDDAFGVGEALNEEQFGTGLIARGKLFLILNAVPENPACTERLTQQELHLPFYKFFSQANTVPSIVQHMIPDFTDFPESIELLSLEPYSTNKILIRVENFNSCGGIQSFNMHTLFKTLRGRQIWEVTLDGNMPLRHMKRFKFYPDGTGIIPSSVNYFSTPHKPMNANYTMDVSEFIVTMLPMQIRTFIIRQD is encoded by the exons atgaattattttagCGTCTTACAAGCTTTgttcgttttggtttctgttaACGTAGTGGTCTCCGGGCATGTGTGTGGATTTGAG TTCTGCCCTAAGACCAAATCAAATGCGATCAATGTGCATTTGGTTCCCCACTCACACGATGATGTTGGATGGCTAAAAACAGTTGATCAATATTACTAtggaagcaaaaacaatatcCAGCAGGCTGGTGTCCAATATATATTAGACACAGTAGTTGAAGAGCTTTTAAAGAACTCAAAACGTCGTTTCATACAAGTAGAAACATCATTTTTTTCTAAATGGTACTCTGAACAAACAGGGACAATAAAAAAGGCGGTAAAGAAATTAGTCGCTGAAGGACGATTGGAATTTGCAGGAGGCGCGTGGAGCATGAATGATGAGGCCGCAGTTCACTACCAAAGTGTCATAGACCAATTTAATTTGGGCTTGAA ATTTTTGAAAGACACTTTCGGGGCTTGCGCTCGACCCCGGATAGGTTGGCAGATAGATCCCTTCGGACATTCTCGAGAAATGGCTTctatatttgcacaaatggGTTACAGCGGTGAGTTTTTTGCTCGGATGGATTATGCTGAAAAGAATACACGTCTAAGTACCCTGACAATGGAAATGATTTGGAAATCTAGCGTATACCTGAAAAACTCGGAAATTTTCACTGGTTTGCTTTATCGTCACTATGGATCCCCTCCTGGGTTCTGCTTTGACATCCATTGCACTGATGATCCAATAATTGATGGAAATAGCTACGACAATAACGTAAACAAACGAGTTGATGATTTTATTGCCTATCTAACGACAATGTCGAAGTCATTCAGAGCTAATCATATAATGGTTCCAATGGGTGATGATTTTCAATATGAAGACGCCGAGGTAAACTTTAAAAATATGGACAAACTTATTAA GTACGTTAACAACCGTCAAATGGAGGGTTCAAAATTCAATGTTTTTTACTCCACTCCATCCTGCTACCTCAACGAATTGCATCAGTTACTGCAGAGTTGGCCAAACAAGACCGAGGACTTCTTTCCATACTCCAGCGACACTCATTCCTACTGGACTGGATATTTTACTTCACGTCCCACCCAAAAACGCTTCGAGCGGGATGGAAATCATTTCCTTCAGACGGTTAAGCAACTTAGCACTCTAGCTAATCTTACCAGCGCTGAGCATATAAAAGCCCTAAGCAACTTGCGGCAGGCAATGGGTGTTATGCAGCATCATGATGCTATTACGGGCACTGAAAAACAGGCAGTTGCCCACGACTACGACCATATGTTATTCAAAGCAATTAATGGTGCCAATAATAATGCTCGGGATGCTCTACGTGTGTTAACTAATCTTACTAGTGGGGAGTTCCAAAGTTGCTTAGAATTAAATATAAGTGTTTGCGCGATTACACAGTCAAGTGCCAACAACATTGTAGTAACATTAGTTAACCCGCTGGCTCATACTTCTTCACAATATGTACGCTTGCCTGTAAGGAAAGAAAACTATCAAGTCACCGATGAAAACG GTCGTGAAGTACCATCGGAGCTTGTACCTGTGCCATTGGAAATTTTAGCTCTTCAACACCGTTCGAGTGTCACTCAGCATGAATTAGTCTTTAAAGCCAATGTGAACAAAGTTGCCAACTTCTATATTCGCGTACTCCCCTTTccaagaaagaaaaatgacTCAAACAACGCTCAGACAATACCCATATCTAAAAACGATTCTGATGAATTTACTTTGGAGAACTCG CTTGTGAAGCTTGTATTCAATAATCGTACCGGTCTCCTTAAAACCATAGAAATGAATGGTGTAACCGAAAATATTCATCAAAGCTTTGCCATTTACAAGGGCTTCCGTGGCAATAATGGCTTAGCTGAAAATCGATCCTCAGGTGCATATGTTTTTCGTCCAGACGGAGACATTGAATTGCCAAACTataaaacaacattttccatttacaaTGGTAATAATGTTAAGGAAGTTCATCAACATGTAAACGATTGGATATCTCAAGTAGTACGAATTTATGAGGCGGTAAACCGAGTGGAGTTTGAATGGCTGATTGGGCCAATCCCAACAGACGATGGAGTCGGAAAAGAAATTGTTACTCGCTTTACAAGCACCTTGTCCTCAAATGGCTCGTTTTACACAGATTCCAATGGTCGTGAAATGCttgagcgaaagagaaaccAAAGAGAATTCTTCAAACCAGATATGACAGAAGAAATAAGTGGCAACTACTATCCAGTTACctcacaaatgtacatacaagaTGAACATAAACGTATAACTCTACTGAATGACCGCTCACAGGGTGGAACTAGCTTGAAAGACGGTGAATTGGAGTTGATGCTACATCGTCGTTTATTAAATGACGATGCGTTTGGGGTCGGTGAAGCTCTTAATGAAGAACAGTTCGGAACGGGCTTGATAGCACGAGGAAAACTGTTTCTTATTCTGAATGCAGTGCCCGAAAATCCAGCATGCACCGAGCGTTTAACCCAACAAGAactgcatttgccattttataaGTTTTTCAGTCAAGCAAATACCGTTCCTTCAATAGTTCAGCATATGATCCCAGACTTTACCGATTTTCCGGAATCAATCGAGCTTCTCTCCCTTGAACCTTATTCAACCAACAAAATTCTTATACGAGTGGAGAACTTTAATTCCTGTGGAGGCATACAAAGTTTTAACATGCATACACTTTTCAAAACTCTGCGTGGGCGACAGATTTGGGAAGTAACTTTAGATGGAAATATGCCTCTAAGACACATGAAGCGATTCAAGTTTTATCCAGACGGTACCGGTATTATTCCTTCTTCGGTTAATTACTTCTCTACTCCGCATAAGCCAATGAATGCTAATTATACGATGGATGTTTCTGAGTTTATTGTGACGATGTTACCAATGCAAATTCGTACCTTTATAATCCGACaggattaa
- the LOC117900197 gene encoding lysosomal alpha-mannosidase isoform X1, producing MPRGTIYWFVVFYIFAYILQDAEMRNIHAPYESPASQCGYLSCHPTKPNMLNVHLIAHTHDDVGWLKTVDQYYYGSETNIQKAGVQYIIDSVVDALLKDPEKRFIYVESAYFFKWWREQTSTVQESVQKLVREGRLEFIGGAWSMNDEATTHYQSIIDQFSWGLRRLNDTFGECGRPRVGWQIDPFGHSREMASIFAQMGFDGMFFGRLDYQDKDERLMTKNAEMIWHGSANLGKSSDLFTGALYNNYQAPEGFCFDILCTDDPIIDGKHSPDNNVKERVDAFLDYAKTQSKYYRTNNVVITMGGDFTYQAAQVYYKNLDKLIRYSNARQVNGSNINLIYSTPSCYLKSLHESGITWPTKSDDFFPYASDPHAYWTGYFTSRPTLKRYERDGNHFLQVCKQLSAMAPKKSPEFEAHLTFMRETLGIMQHHDAITGTEKQKVALDYAKRMSVGVRACATNTRNVLNQLSVKSETSSRTSEPRTDYIFDFKICPLLNITSCPVSESNDRFALTLYNPLAHFTDEYVRVPVPHYDYKVIDNNGAAMDIQILPVPHSVMKIKNKSLKAEYELVFFATNLPPMGYRTYYIEKLNSSENLCRPNVSPKKTSSLTVIGNEHIKLGFDTNGFLSEVTADGLTQIISQEFLYYEGAKGNNEEFLNRSSGAYIFRPNQNKIHFVATQVEIEVYRGELVQEVRQKFNDWISQVVRVYRTRSYAEFEWLVGPIPVDDNVGKEVITRFTSGIESAGTFYTDSNGREMIKRRRNQRDTWNLKLNEEVSGNYYPVTTKIALEDGTARMAILTDRAQGGSSLQDGAIELMVHRRLLHDDAFGVGEALNETEHGEGLIARGKHFFFFGQSGNRSGVSLKASERIAQLGKLLPAWKFFSNMKSYNSEEWLTSFKNIFQGISLALPKPVHLLTLEPWHQNQLLVRFEHIMEKGEDVHLSKPVQINVKSVLSSFDIDDMRETTLDGNAWLNETERLQFVPDPEEEEYNSYATFSRSAKAIHLLSAAKPLLGVQYYDEALPSGQLGAESNRIKRAAYTERPELHKDDQAPGSIGADFTLKSGSDHQQYTIELSPMQIRTFVITLSHV from the exons ATGCCCCGCGGAACTATATATTGGTTTGTAGTTTTCTACATATTTGCCTACATTCTGCAAGATGCTGAAATGCGAAATATCCACGCACCGTACGAATCACCGGCATCACAGTGCGGCTATCTG AGCTGCCATCCCACAAAACCGAATATGTTAAATGTACATCTTATTGCACACACCCATGATGACGTTGGATGGTTGAAAACTGTTGACCAATATTACTATGGCAGTGAGACTAATATTCAAAAGGCTGGTGTGCAATATATAATTGATTCTGTTGTGGACGCCTTGCTCAAAGATCCAGAGAAACGATTTATCTACGTGGAATCGGCTTATTTCTTTAAATGGTGGCGGGAACAAACTTCTACAGTTCAAGAATCCGTACAAAAGTTAGTAAGGGAAGGAAGGCTGGAGTTCATTGGTGGAGCATGGAGTATGAATGATGAAGCCACAACGCATTATCAAAGCATAATTGATCAATTTTCCTGGGGACTAAG ACGTCTAAATGATACCTTTGGAGAATGTGGTCGTCCTCGAGTAGGATGGCAAATCGATCCATTTGGTCACTCCCGAGAAATGGCTTCTATATTTGCGCAAATGGGATTCGATGGAATGTTTTTCGGCCGATTAGACTACCAGGATAAGGACGAACGCCTTATGACGAAAAACGCTGAAATGATTTGGCACGGATCTGCAAACTTGG GAAAGTCATCTGATTTGTTCACCGGTGCCCTTTACAACAATTACCAAGCACCGGAAGGATTctgttttgatattttgtgcACTGATGATCCCATAATAGATGGAAAACATAGCCCCGATAACAATGTTAAAGAACGG GTCGATGCGTTTTTGGATTACGCcaaaacacaaagcaaataCTACCGCACCAACAATGTTGTAATAACAATGGGTGGTGACTTTACATACCAGGCTGCACAAGTTTATTACAAAAATCTCGACAAATTAATACG GTATTCGAATGCGCGTCAGGTGAACGGGTCAAAtataaacttaatttattcGACCCCATCTTGCTATCTGAAGTCGCTGCACGAGTCCGGCATTACTTGGCCCACTAAGAGCGATGACTTCTTTCCATACGCTTCTGACCCTCATGCTTATTGGACCGGATACTTTACATCGCGACCAACGTTAAAACGCTATGAGCGGGATGGTAATCATTTCTTGCAAGTGTGTAAGCAACTAAGTGCAATGGCTCCAAAAAAATCGCCTGAGTTTGAGGCTCATTTGACATTTATGCGCGAAACACTCGGTATAATGCAGCACCATGATGCCATAACCGGcacagaaaagcaaaaggtcGCGTTAGATTATGCAAAACGCATGAGTGTCGGGGTCAGGGCATGCGCTACGAACACAAGAAATGTGCTGAATCAGTTATCAGTAAAATCCGAGACAAGTTCGAGAACAAGTGAGCCCCGCACTGattatatatttgattttaagATCTGCCCCTTGCTGAACATCACCTCGTGTCCCGTATCTGAGTCAAATGACAGATTTGCGTTGACACTTTACAATCCACTGGCTCATTTCACCGATGAATATGTGAGAGTACCCGTTCCACACTACGACTATAAAGTAATTGATAATAATG GTGCGGCTATGGATATTCAGATATTACCAGTGCCCCATTCAGTAATGAAAATTAAGAACAAAAGTTTAAAAGCAGAATACGAGCTGGTATTTTTTGCGACTAACCTCCCACCAATGGGGTATAGGACTTATTATATTGAAAAATTGAATTCTTCTGAAAATTTATGCAGGCCAAATGTTTCTCCAAAGAAAACTTCAAGTTTAACAGTCATTGGAAACGAA cATATTAAATTAGGATTTGACACCAATGGCTTTCTCTCAGAAGTAACTGCTGATGGCCTAACACAAATCATTAGCCAAGAGTTTCTGTACTATGAAGGCGCTAAAGGAAACAATGAGGAGTTTTTGAATCGATCATCTGGAGCTTACATCTTCCGGccaaaccaaaataaaatccatttcGTAGCTACCCAAGTAGAAATAGAAGTATACAGAGGCGAACTTGTTCAAGAGGTCCGTCAAAAATTCAATGATTGGATAAGTCAAGTGGTCCGCGTGTATCGAACGAGAAGTTATGCTGAGTTCGAGTGGTTAGTCGGCCCAATTCCAGTTGATGATAACGTTGGCAAAGAAGTAATTACCCGCTTTACCTCCGGAATCGAGTCGGCAGGCACATTCTACACCGATTCAAACG GTCGGGAAATGATAAAGAGACGGCGAAACCAGCGTGATACATGGAACTTAAAACTGAATGAAGAAGTATCTGGTAATTACTACCCTGTTACAACGAAAATTGCTCTGGAGGATGGAACAGCGCGTATGGCCATTTTGACGGACAGGGCCCAAGGAGGAAGCTCACTACAAGATGGGGCTATAGAACTGATGGTACACCGTCGCTTACTACACGATGATGCATTTGGTGTAGGGGAGGCATTAAATGAAACAGAGCACGGCGAAGGTTTAATTGCACGCGGCAAGcacttctttttctttggtcAGTCCGGTAATCGCTCAGGCGTTTCCCTGAAAGCTAGTGAAAGGATTGCACAACTAGGAAAATTGTTGCCTGCATGGAAATTCTTTAGCAATATGAAGTCATACAACTCAGAAGAATGGCTCACGTCTTTTAAAAATATA tTTCAGGGAATTTCATTGGCTTTGCCTAAACCCGTACATTTGCTTACCTTAGAACCATGGCACCAAAACCAACTCCTTGTACGATTTGAACATATAATGGAGAAAGGAGAAGATGTACATTTGTCAAAGCCCGTACAGATTAATGTGAAGAGCGTCCTTAGTTCTTTCGATATTGACGACATGCGGGAAACAACCCTAGATGGAAATGCCTGGTTAAATGAAACCGAACGATTGCAATTTGTACCTGACCCTGAGGAAGAGGAATACAACTCATACGCAACATTTTCGAGATCGGCAAAGGCTATACACTTATTAAGTGCCGCGAAACCGTTGCTGGGTGTGCAATATTACGATGAAGCCTTACCATCTGGACAGTTGGGTGCTGAAAGTAACCGTATTAAGCGGGCTGCTTACACAGAGCGTCCTGAATTGCATAAAGATGATCAAGCCCCAGGCTCTATTGGTGCAGATTTTACCCTTAAATCAGGTAGTGATCATCAGCAATACACAATTGAACTGAGTCCAATGCAGATTCGTACTTTCGTTATCACTTTGTCacatgtataa
- the LOC117900197 gene encoding lysosomal alpha-mannosidase isoform X2: MPRGTIYWFVVFYIFAYILQDAEMRNIHAPYESPASQCGYLSCHPTKPNMLNVHLIAHTHDDVGWLKTVDQYYYGSETNIQKAGVQYIIDSVVDALLKDPEKRFIYVESAYFFKWWREQTSTVQESVQKLVREGRLEFIGGAWSMNDEATTHYQSIIDQFSWGLRRLNDTFGECGRPRVGWQIDPFGHSREMASIFAQMGFDGMFFGRLDYQDKDERLMTKNAEMIWHGSANLGKSSDLFTGALYNNYQAPEGFCFDILCTDDPIIDGKHSPDNNVKERVDAFFAFVTKMAESYRTSNLLITMGEDFHYQNAGMWYTNLDKLIKYSNARQVNGSNINLIYSTPSCYLKSLHESGITWPTKSDDFFPYASDPHAYWTGYFTSRPTLKRYERDGNHFLQVCKQLSAMAPKKSPEFEAHLTFMRETLGIMQHHDAITGTEKQKVALDYAKRMSVGVRACATNTRNVLNQLSVKSETSSRTSEPRTDYIFDFKICPLLNITSCPVSESNDRFALTLYNPLAHFTDEYVRVPVPHYDYKVIDNNGAAMDIQILPVPHSVMKIKNKSLKAEYELVFFATNLPPMGYRTYYIEKLNSSENLCRPNVSPKKTSSLTVIGNEHIKLGFDTNGFLSEVTADGLTQIISQEFLYYEGAKGNNEEFLNRSSGAYIFRPNQNKIHFVATQVEIEVYRGELVQEVRQKFNDWISQVVRVYRTRSYAEFEWLVGPIPVDDNVGKEVITRFTSGIESAGTFYTDSNGREMIKRRRNQRDTWNLKLNEEVSGNYYPVTTKIALEDGTARMAILTDRAQGGSSLQDGAIELMVHRRLLHDDAFGVGEALNETEHGEGLIARGKHFFFFGQSGNRSGVSLKASERIAQLGKLLPAWKFFSNMKSYNSEEWLTSFKNIFQGISLALPKPVHLLTLEPWHQNQLLVRFEHIMEKGEDVHLSKPVQINVKSVLSSFDIDDMRETTLDGNAWLNETERLQFVPDPEEEEYNSYATFSRSAKAIHLLSAAKPLLGVQYYDEALPSGQLGAESNRIKRAAYTERPELHKDDQAPGSIGADFTLKSGSDHQQYTIELSPMQIRTFVITLSHV; this comes from the exons ATGCCCCGCGGAACTATATATTGGTTTGTAGTTTTCTACATATTTGCCTACATTCTGCAAGATGCTGAAATGCGAAATATCCACGCACCGTACGAATCACCGGCATCACAGTGCGGCTATCTG AGCTGCCATCCCACAAAACCGAATATGTTAAATGTACATCTTATTGCACACACCCATGATGACGTTGGATGGTTGAAAACTGTTGACCAATATTACTATGGCAGTGAGACTAATATTCAAAAGGCTGGTGTGCAATATATAATTGATTCTGTTGTGGACGCCTTGCTCAAAGATCCAGAGAAACGATTTATCTACGTGGAATCGGCTTATTTCTTTAAATGGTGGCGGGAACAAACTTCTACAGTTCAAGAATCCGTACAAAAGTTAGTAAGGGAAGGAAGGCTGGAGTTCATTGGTGGAGCATGGAGTATGAATGATGAAGCCACAACGCATTATCAAAGCATAATTGATCAATTTTCCTGGGGACTAAG ACGTCTAAATGATACCTTTGGAGAATGTGGTCGTCCTCGAGTAGGATGGCAAATCGATCCATTTGGTCACTCCCGAGAAATGGCTTCTATATTTGCGCAAATGGGATTCGATGGAATGTTTTTCGGCCGATTAGACTACCAGGATAAGGACGAACGCCTTATGACGAAAAACGCTGAAATGATTTGGCACGGATCTGCAAACTTGG GAAAGTCATCTGATTTGTTCACCGGTGCCCTTTACAACAATTACCAAGCACCGGAAGGATTctgttttgatattttgtgcACTGATGATCCCATAATAGATGGAAAACATAGCCCCGATAACAATGTTAAAGAACGG GTAGAtgctttctttgcttttgttactAAAATGGCCGAAAGTTACAGGACATCTAACTTACTTATTACTATGGGTGAGGATTTCCACTACCAAAACGCTGGAATGTGGTATACAAATCTGGACAAATTAATAAA GTATTCGAATGCGCGTCAGGTGAACGGGTCAAAtataaacttaatttattcGACCCCATCTTGCTATCTGAAGTCGCTGCACGAGTCCGGCATTACTTGGCCCACTAAGAGCGATGACTTCTTTCCATACGCTTCTGACCCTCATGCTTATTGGACCGGATACTTTACATCGCGACCAACGTTAAAACGCTATGAGCGGGATGGTAATCATTTCTTGCAAGTGTGTAAGCAACTAAGTGCAATGGCTCCAAAAAAATCGCCTGAGTTTGAGGCTCATTTGACATTTATGCGCGAAACACTCGGTATAATGCAGCACCATGATGCCATAACCGGcacagaaaagcaaaaggtcGCGTTAGATTATGCAAAACGCATGAGTGTCGGGGTCAGGGCATGCGCTACGAACACAAGAAATGTGCTGAATCAGTTATCAGTAAAATCCGAGACAAGTTCGAGAACAAGTGAGCCCCGCACTGattatatatttgattttaagATCTGCCCCTTGCTGAACATCACCTCGTGTCCCGTATCTGAGTCAAATGACAGATTTGCGTTGACACTTTACAATCCACTGGCTCATTTCACCGATGAATATGTGAGAGTACCCGTTCCACACTACGACTATAAAGTAATTGATAATAATG GTGCGGCTATGGATATTCAGATATTACCAGTGCCCCATTCAGTAATGAAAATTAAGAACAAAAGTTTAAAAGCAGAATACGAGCTGGTATTTTTTGCGACTAACCTCCCACCAATGGGGTATAGGACTTATTATATTGAAAAATTGAATTCTTCTGAAAATTTATGCAGGCCAAATGTTTCTCCAAAGAAAACTTCAAGTTTAACAGTCATTGGAAACGAA cATATTAAATTAGGATTTGACACCAATGGCTTTCTCTCAGAAGTAACTGCTGATGGCCTAACACAAATCATTAGCCAAGAGTTTCTGTACTATGAAGGCGCTAAAGGAAACAATGAGGAGTTTTTGAATCGATCATCTGGAGCTTACATCTTCCGGccaaaccaaaataaaatccatttcGTAGCTACCCAAGTAGAAATAGAAGTATACAGAGGCGAACTTGTTCAAGAGGTCCGTCAAAAATTCAATGATTGGATAAGTCAAGTGGTCCGCGTGTATCGAACGAGAAGTTATGCTGAGTTCGAGTGGTTAGTCGGCCCAATTCCAGTTGATGATAACGTTGGCAAAGAAGTAATTACCCGCTTTACCTCCGGAATCGAGTCGGCAGGCACATTCTACACCGATTCAAACG GTCGGGAAATGATAAAGAGACGGCGAAACCAGCGTGATACATGGAACTTAAAACTGAATGAAGAAGTATCTGGTAATTACTACCCTGTTACAACGAAAATTGCTCTGGAGGATGGAACAGCGCGTATGGCCATTTTGACGGACAGGGCCCAAGGAGGAAGCTCACTACAAGATGGGGCTATAGAACTGATGGTACACCGTCGCTTACTACACGATGATGCATTTGGTGTAGGGGAGGCATTAAATGAAACAGAGCACGGCGAAGGTTTAATTGCACGCGGCAAGcacttctttttctttggtcAGTCCGGTAATCGCTCAGGCGTTTCCCTGAAAGCTAGTGAAAGGATTGCACAACTAGGAAAATTGTTGCCTGCATGGAAATTCTTTAGCAATATGAAGTCATACAACTCAGAAGAATGGCTCACGTCTTTTAAAAATATA tTTCAGGGAATTTCATTGGCTTTGCCTAAACCCGTACATTTGCTTACCTTAGAACCATGGCACCAAAACCAACTCCTTGTACGATTTGAACATATAATGGAGAAAGGAGAAGATGTACATTTGTCAAAGCCCGTACAGATTAATGTGAAGAGCGTCCTTAGTTCTTTCGATATTGACGACATGCGGGAAACAACCCTAGATGGAAATGCCTGGTTAAATGAAACCGAACGATTGCAATTTGTACCTGACCCTGAGGAAGAGGAATACAACTCATACGCAACATTTTCGAGATCGGCAAAGGCTATACACTTATTAAGTGCCGCGAAACCGTTGCTGGGTGTGCAATATTACGATGAAGCCTTACCATCTGGACAGTTGGGTGCTGAAAGTAACCGTATTAAGCGGGCTGCTTACACAGAGCGTCCTGAATTGCATAAAGATGATCAAGCCCCAGGCTCTATTGGTGCAGATTTTACCCTTAAATCAGGTAGTGATCATCAGCAATACACAATTGAACTGAGTCCAATGCAGATTCGTACTTTCGTTATCACTTTGTCacatgtataa